The Mycosarcoma maydis chromosome 12, whole genome shotgun sequence nucleotide sequence AGCTGCCAAAAAAAACcaacaaaaaaaaacaaaaacaaaaacaaaaaacaaaaaagaaaaaacAAAAAATTAATTCGGATTTCGGGGTTGCAACTCGAACCAAAAATCTCGGTATTCACTCGTTAACTTACTAGAAAAAGAAGGGTTCCTTCCGCTCGTGTCTGCATTCATACAAAATCTGTCGCGGTCCTACTACGCTTCGgctggcatcgacgtcgattCGAGACAGCATCCGCATCTCAACCATGCCGAAAGCATCAAAGAGGCAGAAGGAGAAAAAGGCCGACTTTCAGAAGACCAAGCTCAAACTAGGAAAGGGAAAGCAGGCGGCCAACAATGCTACTGATGTCTCCTTCAAGGCCAAAACCATCGCTTTACCACAGCAGTCGATCAATGTAGATAAGTCCGGTAAGCTTGTCAACTCTCGCAATCTCACAATAGCCGACCTAGCTCTTCAACTCCGTCACTACTCGGCAGCAGTACGAAGAGATGCTATCACAGGGATCAAAGAGATCCTCACGCTTCATCCAAGCCTGCTGATGACGGATGCCGCATCGATCGTACCCGAACTTTCACgctgcatcggcgatgAGGATGCCGCAGtgcgcaagcagctgcatGCCTTGATCGCATGGATGCTACCCCAAATTCCGGCTCAACTGCTTGGCACTTTCCAGAACACGCTACTTCTCTTCACAACCTCGGCTCTCAGCCACATCTATCCCGAGGTGCGACTTGACGCCGTCAAGATTCTCGACGTCTGTCTCAATGTTCTGCCACATGCTGCAACAACAGGATGGGAGAATGCTGTCCACAAGATGGCCAGCGCTGTATCCTCAGCTTCGAACAGGAACAGGACGACATCCTCAGATACAGTGGggccaagcagcgccacGCACCAACCTCACGGTGAACGGATCATGAACTGCTATCTCAACCTTTTGGGTATCACGCAAAGGTCTAGCTCTGCTGCATCCATCACCGCCACCGACCTTGCGTCTGCATCTAAGCTGCTTATCATCAGATCGCTTCGGACGTTCCTTTCGCATGCGCTTCGATCCACGTCGGACGAGGATTCGGACGCAGATTTCCAACATAGCTGCCCGACTTGGTTCTTCCGCTCAGCCTTTGCTTGCCCGGCGGAGTTTGAGTACTTTCAACGGATCCTCGGTCGTAaatcaagctcgatccaATCGCGCTGCGTTGAAGTGAAACACGCAAAGAAGCACGAGGTGGATGGCTCAACTGGTGTCCGAGAATCATATTCTGACTGGCCGCCCCTCGCCTCAGCTGCGACAAGTCTCATGGACCTGGATTTCACTTTGGGCACTTCTCTGCACCAGTCGGACCTCTTTGACTCTCTGCATATGGCATCTACCCTGGAGCCGTCCCTCTCCACGGCTTCGTCCGTGACGTTGTCCGCTAAACCTACACAATCCGCTGCCTTGTCGCTGTACACTTTGTTGGATCCTGCCTTGTTAGCCTCTTTCCTCGATACCGCCCCATCGGCGTTCCAGCCTGATCTGGATCTATCGCTGCCTTCGCGCGGCCAGAACGTTGGACTTTCCACTCCGGCACAGCTCATCTTTGAACTCATCAGTCTTATGCGAGCACTGTGGCGAGGCTCAACTGTTGGTTGCACACAAGCAAGAACAGCACTCGCAAACACGCTGGGCCACGTCTCAATCTACTTTCCATTCAGCCACCGTACGAGTTCAAGCGGTCTCTCGGCCAGAGCAAAGTCAGCAGTGGTGCAGGTGGACCTCGCCTATGCTGAGTTGGTAGCTCTGTTGGCCTTGAATGACGCCAAGCTACAAAAAGTCAAGTCCAAGTTCAATGTCAAAGTGCAGATCGCTTCCGTCTCTTCTTTCATTGGCGAGCTACTCTCGACCCCGGTCACGGAATCTGGCACCGTTTCGCTCGACACTGTCAGTGCATCTGCAGCTGGTGTTCTCGACCCAAACACTTTCCGCGCTCTGCTCCCGACTCTGTGGTTCCTGCTGGGCACAGAACACGAGACACTCTTAGACAGCTTGCTGGCCACTTTCCACACTCATACCAACCAGCATCGGGTCAAGCCTGTCTTGTTCGAATTTTTGGCCCGCGCCTTCCTGCTTTCGAAGATGAGGGCAAGCACACCTTTTACCAACCAAGAAAACGACCGTATCCTAGAGAGCCTGCTATCGACACTTCCACGCAGCCTCTGGGAGGCCGCGTCCTCATCCGCCGGATTCACATTCGCCGGTGTGCAGCTCGAGTTTCTGCATTTCCTCCTCTTGTCATCCTCGCCACCTGCCAACCTGGCCTACGATAAACTTGGGCCATTCTACTTTTTTCGACACCCTACCAAGAAGGTGTCGGGTCCAGGGCCGTTCTCGAGGCTTCCGCATACACTGCGCAAGCTTGCACTTGACAACATTGCACTTCTGCAAGGTCGAGATAGCAAGCTTGACAAAGCCATGTCACAGGCACTGGAATTTGCTCAAACCAGCACATCAGGCTGATGACGTGccgaattcacgattgtcacGGTTTGCTTCAGAAATGCACACCGGTTAGACAACAgggcaatcacgaatggtatCATCCCGCATTGGAACTGGAAAAAAAAGAGTTGCACGGCTTCTACAGTGGACATGGGCTCAATGCTCCTTGTCACTGGACCCGCTTATTTTTTTCGCCATCTTTTCGTACATGGCTTGTGCCTGAGGGATGAGACTGTTGAACTGACTGTTAGACCACTGACCTTTTTGGGAGGGAAGCGAGGGCACGTTGCCTGATGTCTTGAGAAtggcaagcagcttggccaacAAGGCGTACGAGAGCTGATCTGCttgcgcagcatcgatggTGCGAAGTCGACGGTCTTGATGAGTGCCCGGGTCGAGCGCACGATGCTGACCAAGCAGAGTCGCGAGCTGCAAGATGCTCGGA carries:
- a CDS encoding uncharacterized protein (related to IPI1 - essential component of the Rix1 complex); its protein translation is MPKASKRQKEKKADFQKTKLKLGKGKQAANNATDVSFKAKTIALPQQSINVDKSGKLVNSRNLTIADLALQLRHYSAAVRRDAITGIKEILTLHPSLLMTDAASIVPELSRCIGDEDAAVRKQLHALIAWMLPQIPAQLLGTFQNTLLLFTTSALSHIYPEVRLDAVKILDVCLNVLPHAATTGWENAVHKMASAVSSASNRNRTTSSDTVGPSSATHQPHGERIMNCYLNLLGITQRSSSAASITATDLASASKLLIIRSLRTFLSHALRSTSDEDSDADFQHSCPTWFFRSAFACPAEFEYFQRILGRKSSSIQSRCVEVKHAKKHEVDGSTGVRESYSDWPPLASAATSLMDLDFTLGTSLHQSDLFDSLHMASTLEPSLSTASSVTLSAKPTQSAALSLYTLLDPALLASFLDTAPSAFQPDLDLSLPSRGQNVGLSTPAQLIFELISLMRALWRGSTVGCTQARTALANTLGHVSIYFPFSHRTSSSGLSARAKSAVVQVDLAYAELVALLALNDAKLQKVKSKFNVKVQIASVSSFIGELLSTPVTESGTVSLDTVSASAAGVLDPNTFRALLPTLWFLLGTEHETLLDSLLATFHTHTNQHRVKPVLFEFLARAFLLSKMRASTPFTNQENDRILESLLSTLPRSLWEAASSSAGFTFAGVQLEFLHFLLLSSSPPANLAYDKLGPFYFFRHPTKKVSGPGPFSRLPHTLRKLALDNIALLQGRDSKLDKAMSQALEFAQTSTSG